Proteins co-encoded in one Azospirillum brasilense genomic window:
- the motA gene encoding flagellar motor stator protein MotA, with product MFVMIGFGVVVFSVFGGYVLGGGHLGVLWMPFEFMIILGSAAGAFLIANPKAVVTHTGKELGHLFKGPKYKKDDFLELLTMMYQVFKIAKTKGLLALEQHIEKPEDSPLFQQFPKFYGDHHAIAFLCTYLRLMSLGADNPHELVDLMDEDIETMHHEHQRIADAIQAVADAVPALGIVAAVLGVIHTMGSITEPPEVLGKLIGGALVGTFTGILVAYGFLAPIASGLKNIYHAEGKYYQAMKIGLIAHLSGYAPAISVEYSRNVLEPEYRPSFAQVEEATSALPPA from the coding sequence ATGTTCGTGATGATCGGCTTCGGCGTCGTGGTGTTCAGCGTCTTCGGGGGCTACGTCCTGGGCGGCGGACACCTGGGCGTGCTGTGGATGCCCTTCGAATTCATGATCATCCTGGGCTCCGCCGCCGGCGCGTTCCTGATCGCCAATCCAAAGGCGGTGGTCACCCACACCGGCAAGGAACTCGGACACCTCTTCAAGGGGCCAAAATACAAGAAGGATGATTTCCTCGAACTTCTCACCATGATGTATCAGGTCTTCAAGATTGCGAAGACCAAGGGGCTGCTCGCCCTCGAACAGCACATCGAGAAACCCGAGGATTCACCACTCTTCCAGCAATTCCCAAAATTCTATGGCGACCACCACGCCATAGCCTTCCTCTGCACCTATCTGCGTCTGATGTCGCTCGGGGCCGACAACCCGCACGAGCTGGTCGACCTAATGGACGAGGACATCGAGACCATGCACCACGAGCACCAGCGGATCGCGGACGCCATCCAGGCGGTGGCCGACGCCGTGCCGGCGCTGGGCATCGTCGCGGCGGTGCTGGGCGTGATCCACACCATGGGTTCGATCACCGAACCGCCGGAGGTCCTGGGCAAGCTGATCGGCGGCGCGCTCGTCGGCACCTTCACCGGCATCCTCGTCGCCTACGGCTTCCTGGCGCCGATCGCCAGCGGCCTGAAGAACATCTACCACGCCGAAGGGAAATACTATCAGGCGATGAAGATCGGCCTGATCGCGCATCTGTCCGGATACGCGCCGGCCATCTCGGTGGAATACTCGCGAAACGTGCTGGAGCCTGAATACCGGCCGAGCTTCGCCCAGGTGGAAGAGGCCACCTCGGCCCTGCCGCCCGCCTGA